Sequence from the Arthrobacter pigmenti genome:
CCGGCAGGCCATCGCCGACCGCTATGCCGCACGCGGCCTGCCCACCGACCCCGCACAGGTGATGGTGACGATCGGTGCGCAACATGCAATCGCGCTCCTCTCCCGGGTAATCCTCGACCGCAGCGATACCGCCGTCGTCGAGACGCCCAGCTATCCCCACGCCTACGAAGCGCTGCGGTCGGCCGCCAGGAGGCTGGTGCCGGTGAACGTCACTACCTCCGGCGGCTGGGACGAGGATGCCCTCCGGCAGGCCTTCGCACGCACCCATCCGGCGCTCGCCTACGTGATGCCGGATTTCCAGAACCCCACCGGGTGCACCATGGGTTCAGAGCAACGAACCGAACTCCTGCGGACCGCTTCGAAGCACGGCACCGTTGTTGTGGCGGATGAGACGATGGCCGAGCTGGCAATCGACGACGACGGCGCCCGCCCCCTTCCGCTGGCCGCCTATGGGCCCGCCGTGCTGATAGGTTCGCTGGGCAAGACCGTGTGGGGCGGGCTTCGCATCGGCTGGATTCGGGCGGAGCCGGACCTGGTCCAGCGGCTGGTGCGGGCCCGCTTTTCCCACGACCTCGGTACGCCCATCCTTGAACAGCTGATCGCAGCCGATGTGCTCGGACAGTACGAGTCCATCCTTGCCGAACGCGGGCGCCGGCTGCGCGAAGGACGTGACCAACTGGCTTCGCTGCTCAGGGATCGGCTACCAGGCTGGGACGTTCCAGGGGTGAGGGGTGGGCTCGCTCTCTGGGTGGGGCTCGGTCAGCCCGTGAGTTCGCAACTCACCCTGGCTGCACGGAACGAAGGCCTGTTGCTGGCCGCCGGGCCGCGCTTCGGGCTCGATGGTGCGTTTGAGCGGTTCCTGCGCATTCCATTCAGTTACCCGGAGGAGCAGACGGAACGCGCCGTTGACATTCTTGCGCGGTGTTGGAAAGCGCTGCCGCTCGCGCAGCCTTCGGAAACCGGCTATCTGGCTGAAGTGGTCTGACCGGGCCGCCTCGCAAGCCGGGTTGTCAGCCGCAGATTCTTGTTCGGTCCGGTCACCAGCCAGGAGAAGTGCGCCGTCGTCGTCGTTCTGGGCGAAAGTCGCGGCACCGGTGAAGGTACCGGCGGTGCTGAATCCAGGTCCTCCAGGGTGCGGCTGACGTCCCAGGTTCCCGGGAGGAAGGCGCGAAGGGCGGTATCGGAATGCACTGGCGTTGGTTACAGGTCGAAGTAGTTGCGGATGTCGTTCAAGAAATCGAGGTCCGGACTGAGATCGCTGGGAGTGACGTAGACGGACCGATCTTGCGAGTACACGACGTAGCTCAAGTCGGTTGATTCGTCATCGGTTTCGGCGGCGAACGCTTTCAAACTATCTTCCAGGATGCGAAGCAGTTCCTGGCTGTCGTTAGTAGAGGTAGCAATCTCGATCCGTGTCGTGCTACTCATGCCTGCATGGTTCGAATAGCTGACCGATTGGCTGTCCACCCCCTCGATGCTGGCGATCGCTTCTGCATACCTATCCTCCCGCGACTCACCGAAGCAGCCGGTTGTAACGAGAGTGACCATGCACAGCAATAGGAGGAGCAGGAGCCGCGATTTCGACATCAGTGCCTCCTTTCGATGGGGATGACCCAGGAATTTACCTCCGTGGGATCAGCAGTCAGGAAGACTTTAGTCGACAGCATCGCGGCATACTGGTAAGCGAGTCCAGAAGGATCCTGCTCAGCGGCCCCGATCGATTCAGCGTATGCACCAGCGAGATGGTTTCCCGGTACGTCCAGAAGATTGGAGGGGTTGGGTAACGCCACTTCAGGAACCCCGTTCAGCATCACTTCTGCGGCACCAACCGGCGATTGCCCATCACTCGTCAGCAGGCCACCAAGATCCAGTCGCGGCACGACGTCGGCTTCGTGTTGGAATCCGATCGCATCCACGTCACTCGGAAAGTGATTCGTGTCGATGGGCGAACCAAACGTCATCACATTGGTGACGTTGAACTTCTCCATGAATCCTGAGTCACCGATCAACGTAGCCGCGATCATGCCACCCTGCGAGTGGCCCGACAGCATGACCGGATCGTTCGGTGAAATGCCTGCCTGTTCCATCGCCAGGCTTACCGCGTGTGAACCGGTGGAAAGCTGCCCTGAGGCCACAACCACGTTGCCGGTGACGTCCATTGCTGGCTCCCCGGTGCGGAACCACTCCTGTGTACCCGGGATGTCCACGATATAGGCGGGTTTCCCGTCGCTGATGACTCTCGTAATTCGAACCGCACCATCATTCGTGCGCGGTACATCCGCATCGCCGTAGGCTCTGACGGTGTTTCGGGCAATTTCCTGCAAGCTGCTTGGCACATGAGTGGGCAGGTGTCCAAACTCTGAGGGTTTAGCTCCGTCCGCTTCAACCGGCACCGGGATAGGTTCGCCAGCCCATGCGCTTCCATCATCGAAGAGCCGTGGATTGTACGCTCCGCCGGTCAGAAGCGTTCCGGCGAAATTGACGGAGCCTCCGTAGAGAAGGAGCGAAGTGGCGACCGCTTCAGTGACCGAGGGCGGTTCGCCGTTCCGGAAACTGCGGAACATGCTGGCTGCGTGGAACGAGTGCTCGAACGAACTTTCGTAGGCGTCACCGAGGTTGTCCATCCGAAGGTCTATGTCCGCGGCGACCCAAGCCAGGCCGTCCTCAACCCATCCGGACACGTCCTGAACGCGGTCGCCCACGGTGTCCACCGCGCTGTCGAAGGCGTCACCCGTCCCGCCCCAGAGGCCTCCCGCCGCATCCCAGAGCTCGTCCCAAAATTGCGGTTGGTCTTCAGAAACGGAGCCGGGACCAGCGCTAGCCCGCCCCTGAAGCTCATCGCTGGTGCGGTGCTGTGCGTCAGCGTTCTCCAGGGCAACCTGCGCATGCTCCCGCAATTGATCCGAGATGCGGATCAAGGCCAACCGGCGACTCCCGTTCCAGGCAGACCGGAACCCATCGGCGTCTCCACCCTCCCAGGGAATGGTGGAAATAGTGCCGGTCACCTGGGCGCCGATCAGTTCAATGTTCCCTGCGGCGGAATCCAACGCGCGGGCAAGATCCCGCACCTGGGCAGGGTCCATTCCCAGCATGGCGCTCATGCCTGCGACCCCTGAGCCGATCCAGCAAAGTCATACGCACCCACCAGGGCGAAGGACAACTCACGAGCCACATGGCCAGGTTGGACCCGGGTCAACGTGACTGCGCCCTCGTCGGCGCGGGCCCGGATCGAGTACAGCTGACCGTTCGCGAGCGACCACATGCCGGCCCAGGCAAGTACCCGTACGTCCGCCGGGGTTTCCAGGGTCGCCGTCACGGACGCAGTCTGATGAACGACGACGTCGGTCAGTTCCGCGGGGGCGCCGAGTCCGGTCAGCGCGGCAGCCAACCCGCCGTCGTCGTCGGGTGTTTGCTGCAGGTGCGCCGCCAGCGCGGCGGAGACCTCGCTCGGGACTACGACGGGATCCTCACCGATCACGTACCCGGCGTTGGCGGCGTCGGCGCGAAGCTCCTCCAGCGGTGGAAGGACGCGCACGGCGCTTCCCCAGAACTGTGCAGCGTTGAACAGGCTGATTTCGACGCCGGATTCGCGTCCGGTGATGCGGGTCCCGCCGTTGGGCAGGGTTTCGATGGTGCGGCGGCGGTAGACGCACGCGCCACGGCTGCCCGTGATGCTCAGGTCGCTGTGGCCTGAGAGCCCGTTGTATTCGGCGGTCAGTCGAATCAGGGTGTCGGGGGAGAGGATGAGGTTGATTGCGCCGAGCCAGGCGTCAGTGATCGCGTCGCCGCGCGCGATGCCCGCCGTGCGCAGTTCGGCCCATGCGAGATTCACGGTTTCCTGGGAAAGGGCCGCTGTAGTGCTCGGGGTATTCGCCGCATTATCGTCGCCGTCGTGCGCTGCGAGCTTCTGGGACGCGGCGTCAACGGCTACTGACCACGCAATGTCCGAGATCCGGATGATCCGAGTTGGCCCCGGCACCGAAGTGAATGTCCCCATGAGAATCAACCTAGCCCTCCGGGGATGAGGGCACGATGGGGAGGGCTGTCCATCCTGGAAGTGCCCCTGGCCGGAATCGAACCGACGACCTTCCCTTTAGGAGAGGGACGCTCTATCCTACTGAGCTACAGAGGCGGGTGCTGCGCAGAACGCAACCTGAATCGCAAGCGGTACTAGCTTACCGTCTTCGGACTGTTGGTCCGCACAGCGCGAGGAAGCAGCACCGCGAGGAGTCCAGCCACACAGCACACCCCGAACAGTACCCAGCGCGACACCGTAAGTGTTGATGCAAGGGCGAGGGCACCGCCGTCGGGCGAGGAAGCCGCAAGAAGCGAATCGATTGCGATGTTCTCCCACAGATCCACGACGACGAACAGCAGCACCGGAGTCCACAGAATCCAGCGGAGCTTCCGCCGCCCGGCGTTGAGCTGGATGAGCAGCAGCCAGGCGAGCCCGAAGATGAGCGGGAAAAGTGTTCCAGCGGTCTTGTGCACGTAGCTCAACTGCCCGAGCGCGTCCGCGCTCATGGCTGATTGGAGCCCGGTTATGTAGTTCGCGTCGTATCCGCCGAACAGCATGTCCGGCATTGTCAGTCCACCGGATAGCTGGGTCATTTGCGAGAGCGTCAGCAGATGGAAGTACCAGAACAGGAAGAGTGCGGCCGCGATGGCAGGGATGAGAATGAGGTTGCCGTTGGCGCGGGGTGCCTCTTTCCGTTCCCCAGCGGCCGCAACAGGCAGGCCCGCTGCTGCTGGTCCGTGCTTGCGTGCGATCTGCGCCTTCGTCTTGCCCATACGTCCATGCTAGCCCGATATCATCCTGTAGCCGTTCAGGAAAATCTAGTACGAATTTGATCTCAATTTCATCACGATAAATGAAGAAGCCGCTCTGTGATTGCAATCACAGAGCGGAGCGGGTTCTCTTTAACGAATGGCTATAAACCAAGTACTACCCATGTCTACAGTCGCTGATCAGGTGGGATGGCTAGCCGCCATCGAGGACGCCATAGATGCCGTCTTTGAACCGATCGCGGAGGGATTCGCTGCAGTTGTCTTCGTTCCGATCACTATCGGCGACGTCAGCTTTCCGGTGGTGGTTGCGTGGCTGATCGCCGCCGCCGTCATCTTCACCGTCTACTTCGGCTTCATCCAATTCCGTGGCCTGAAGGTCTCCTACGAGGTGATTCGAGGGCGCTATTCATCCAAGGACGACCCGGGAGAGGTTCCGCACTTCCAGGCTCTGACGTCGGCATTGTCCGGCACGGTCGGGCTTGGC
This genomic interval carries:
- a CDS encoding PLP-dependent aminotransferase family protein, whose protein sequence is MQTLSARRLDMLLAEWRGTAPAYSALADRVRLLILDGRIPIGTRLPAERELAQQLHLSRTTVSATFARLRDAGYLSSTRGSGSVAMLPAGEPVAAELPGQGLLDFSKAALPAAHQLADAATRAAASLPTFLGSPGYDPVGLPQLRQAIADRYAARGLPTDPAQVMVTIGAQHAIALLSRVILDRSDTAVVETPSYPHAYEALRSAARRLVPVNVTTSGGWDEDALRQAFARTHPALAYVMPDFQNPTGCTMGSEQRTELLRTASKHGTVVVADETMAELAIDDDGARPLPLAAYGPAVLIGSLGKTVWGGLRIGWIRAEPDLVQRLVRARFSHDLGTPILEQLIAADVLGQYESILAERGRRLREGRDQLASLLRDRLPGWDVPGVRGGLALWVGLGQPVSSQLTLAARNEGLLLAAGPRFGLDGAFERFLRIPFSYPEEQTERAVDILARCWKALPLAQPSETGYLAEVV